A genomic region of Hordeum vulgare subsp. vulgare unplaced genomic scaffold, MorexV3_pseudomolecules_assembly, whole genome shotgun sequence contains the following coding sequences:
- the LOC123419825 gene encoding indole-2-monooxygenase-like produces MADLVMLDMLPRTWFLFLFPLFLFLVLLFVHYYWFTVNRKTGKRQQQESHLLPSPPSPPALPIIGHLHLVGSLPHISLRRLAKKHGPDMMLLHLGAVPTLIVSSPRAAKAVLRTHDHVFASRPRSIVSEIIMYGSSDIALAPYGKHWWQARRLVATHMLNVKKVQSFRSAVAEEVKMVMAKINEAATLGGVVDMSELLNSFTYDMACRIVLGESFLKEGRSKLFRDLTDDTSRLLGGFNMEDYFPALARVGVLKRVVCAKAETLRHRWAYLLDNVIDERVSKNKSAFDHKGGDFIDILLSVQHEYGLTRDHMKALLTDVFFASTDTLSNTLEFALAELMRRPRLMVKLHDEVRRTVPRGQETISETDINTMMYLRAVIKESLRMYPVAPLLAPHLAMADCNIDGYMVPTGTHVFVNVWAIGRDSSSWEDAEEFIPERFMHEGSDFGVNFKGNDFEFLPFGAGRRMCPGMHLGIANIELMLANLMYHFDWELPLGVERKDIDMEVVFGLTVRRKERLLLIPKPCL; encoded by the exons ATGGCAGATCTCGTCATGCTAGACATGCTTCCGCGGACATGGTTTCTGTTCCTctttcccctcttcctcttcctcgtcctctTGTTTGTGCATTATTATTGGTTCACTGTGAATAGGAAGACAGGAAAAAGGCAGCAGCAAGAAAGCCACCTCCTGCCTTCTCCACCTTCTCCACCGGCATTGCCCATCATCGGGCACCTACACCTCGTCGGCTCCCTCCCGCACATCTCCCTCCGCCGCCTCGCAAAGAAGCATGGTCCTGACATGATGCTGCTCCATCTTGGCGCCGTGCCGACACTCATCGTATCGTCGCCACGTGCCGCAAAGGCGGTGCTGCGCACACACGACCATGTCTTTGCTTCACGGCCCCGCTCCATTGTCTCCGAAATCATCATGTATGGCTCGTCCGACATTGCCTTAGCGCCATACGGCAAGCACTGGTGGCAGGCAAGGAGGCTCGTCGCCACCCACATGTTGAATGTTAAAAAGGTGCAGTCTTTCCGGAGCGCCGTCGCAGAGGAG GTGAAAATGGTGATGGCCAAGATTAACGAGGCCGCCACTTTAGGGGGTGTGGTGGACATGAGCGAGCTGCTAAATTCATTCACATATGACATGGCATGCCGCATTGTGTTGGGAGAGTCCTTCCTGAAAGAAGGACGGAGCAAGCTGTTCCGGGACCTCACCGACGATACCTCACGACTGCTAGGAGGGTTTAACATGGAGGACTACTTCCCGGCGTTGGCTAGGGTTGGTGTTCTTAAGAGGGTTGTTTGTGCAAAGGCTGAGACGTTGAGGCATAGATGGGCCTATCTCCTCGACAATGTGATTGACGAACGTGTCAGCAAGAACAAGTCAGCATTTGATCACAAGGGTGGTGATTTCATAGATATTCTGTTGTCTGTTCAGCATGAGTATGGTCTCACAAGAGATCACATGAAAGCCCTCCTAACA GATGTATTTTTCGCTTCAACCGACACATTATCTAACACCCTCGAATTCGCCTTGGCCGAGCTGATGAGGAGGCCACGCCTGATGGTAAAGCTACATGATGAGGTGAGGAGAACCGTGCCGCGGGGACAGGAAACTATCAGCGAAACTGATATCAACACGATGATGTACCTAAGAGCAGTCATAAAGGAGTCACTCCGGATGTATCCTGTTGCACCATTGCTTGCTCCACACCTTGCCATGGCTGATTGCAATATCGATGGCTACATGGTTCCTACTGGGACACATGTCTTCGTCAATGTATGGGCCATTGGTAGGGACTCCAGCTCCTGGGAAGACGCGGAAGAGTTCATACCTGAAAGATTTATGCATGAAGGCAGTGACTTTGGCGTCAACTTCAAGGGGAATGATTTCGAGTTCTTGCCATTCGGGGCGGGACGAAGGATGTGCCCTGGTATGCACCTTGGAATCGCCAATATCGAGCTTATGTTGGCAAACCTCATGTACCATTTTGATTGGGAATTGCCGCTAGGGGTTGAGAGAAAAGATATTGATATGGAAGTGGTATTCGGGCTAACCGTTCGCAGAAAGGAGCGACTATTGTTAATTCCAAAACCATGTCTTTAG
- the LOC123419827 gene encoding tyrosine N-monooxygenase-like, giving the protein MTLGTLVIMATMLVYFLLKITRVLLSQKQGGRPGRLPPGPAALPIIGNLHQVILNKPAVFRWIHGMLKEMNTDIMCLRLGATHVIVVACPQMASEVLRKNDEVFASRPTTFASGIFSFGYKGSIFSPHGDHWKKMRRVLTAEILTSSMERKLHHLRKEEYDHLVRYINKTHCSDMACPNNIVNIRHVTQHFVGNMIRRLVFGKRYFNDLPASSSSGPGHDEVAHVAALFMALNHLYSFCVSDYFPALIGLDLDGHEKVSKDAMQTINRLHDTIIEERIRERSSTLEKCDEKKEAGDFLDVLVHLKDAEGQPLLSLQDIRAQTAEMMFAAVDNPSNAVEWALAEMLNAPEIMQKATEELDAVVGKDKLVEESDIPRLNYLKSCIREAFRIHPYHALNVPHVAMADTTVAGYTIPKDSHMLISRLGLGRNPKIWTEPLEFQPERHLNTGNVLLTDPGLRFISFSSGRRGCPGISLGTSITMMLFARMLQGFTWTKLPGVKSISLQEGNAGLALAEPLVLQATPRLAAHLYM; this is encoded by the exons ATGACTCTTGGTACTCTGGTTATCATGGCCACCATGCTGGTGTATTTTCTCTTGAAAATTACAAGAGTGCTATTGTCCCAGAAGCAAGGGGGGCGGCCAGGCAGGCTGCCTCCGGGGCCTGCGGCGCTGCCCATCATCGGTAACCTGCATCAGGTGATTCTGAACAAGCCGGCGGTATTCCGATGGATCCATGGCATGCTCAAGGAGATGAACACCGACATCATGTGCCTCCGTCTCGGAGCTACTCATGTCATTGTTGTGGCATGCCCACAGATGGCCTCTGAGGTACTACGCAAAAATGATGAAGTTTTTGCCTCCCGTCCCACCACCTTCGCCTCCGGCATATTCAGCTTCGGGTACAAGGGCTCCATCTTCTCACCACACGGAGACCACTGGAAGAAGATGAGGCGCGTCCTCACTGCTGAGATCCTCACCTCGTCCATGGAGCGAAAGCTCCACCACCTCCGGAAAGAGGAGTACGACCACCTCGTGAGGTACATTAATAAAACTCATTGCAGCGACATGGCATGTCCAAACAACATTGTCAACATCCGTCATGTAACCCAACACTTCGTTGGTAACATGATAAGAAGGCTTGTGTTCGGTAAAAGATACTTCAATGACCTACCAGCTTCATCCAGTAGTGGGCCTGGACATGATGAGGTGGCACATGTTGCCGCTCTCTTCATGGCCCTAAACCATCTCTACAGCTTTTGCGTGTCCGACTACTTCCCAGCCCTCATAGGCCTCGACCTGGATGGCCACGAAAAGGTTTCCAAGGATGCCATGCAAACAATCAACCGGTTGCATGATACAATTATAGAGGAGCGGATCCGCGAAAGGTCGTCTACACTTGAGAAATGTGATGAAAAGAAAGAGGCCGGAGACTTTCTGGATGTCCTGGTTCATCTTAAAGATGCAGAGGGACAACCATTGTTGTCCCTACAAGACATTAGAGCACAAACAGCG GAAATGATGTTTGCAGCAGTCGATAACCCATCTAATGCGGTTGAGTGGGCACTCGCTGAGATGTTGAACGCGCCAGAGATCATGCAAAAAGCGACTGAGGAACTCGACGCTGTTGTTGGTAAAGATAAACTAGTCGAAGAGTCTGACATTCCTCGGCTAAACTATCTCAAATCGTGCATCCGGGAGGCCTTTCGCATACACCCATACCATGCTCTTAATGTACCCCATGTCGCCATGGCGGACACAACTGTTGCTGGCTACACCATCCCCAAAGATAGCCACATGCTTATAAGCCGGCTTGGGCTTGGCCGCAATCCCAAGATCTGGACTGAACCACTGGAGTTTCAGCCTGAGAGGCATTTGAACACCGGGAATGTACTTCTCACTGATCCAGGCCTACGTTTCATTTCATttagcagtgggaggaggggttgTCCTGGAATTTCACTTGGTACGTCTATCACGATGATGTTGTTCGCAAGGATGTTGCAGGGATTCACTTGGACAAAGCTTCCCGGCGTTAAGAGTATCAGTCTCCAAGAAGGCAATGCCGGCCTTGCACTAGCTGAACCACTTGTTCTGCAAGCTACACCACGGTTGGCTGCACATCTCTATATGTGA